From the genome of Epinephelus moara isolate mb chromosome 10, YSFRI_EMoa_1.0, whole genome shotgun sequence, one region includes:
- the tmem221 gene encoding transmembrane protein 221, with amino-acid sequence MTLKYSQRSLIVLSLLGILSAIMSVLSVILIFQLQSQQTAVKESPPSTASVIPAHIWAVLLPVSTVLSALSLTLQLSSVVVCLLHSYFSTEVCRGEQDTERADWFLLDSRAVRHVAIGLFCLGVSVYLAAMSIFMLLIFEVETGIASACVLSSGILILLVFVIHSLVKASHTAKRYHGDHLDHLDTLYQNDHGSSTTPVSRHCELKIGVDKPRMHRTQSHLQHPIPYRQQQYQQQQYSPATGSQGHASDKDGYSSGGSCPRMHRTLSTESGLLQAQAKPWNGVNNEMRSVLARKSGISAKDSTLV; translated from the exons ATGACGCTCAAGTACAGCCAGCGGTCTCTCATAGTGTTGTCTCTACTGGGGATTTTATCGGCCATTATGTCTGTTTTATCGGTCATTTTGATTTTCCAGCTTCAGTCTCAGCAGACGGCAGTGAAGGAGTCTCCCCCCTCCACAGCCTCGGTCATCCCGGCTCATATCTGGGCCGTGCTGCTGCCTGTGTCCACGGTGCTGTCCGCGCTGTccctcactctgcagctaagctctgtggtggtgtgtctgctCCACAGCTACTTTTCTACTGAGGTCTGCAGAGGAGAGCAGGACACGGAAAG AGCAGACTGGTTCCTTTTGGATAGCAGAGCTGTGCGACACGTGGCTATCGGACTGTTCTGTCTCGGGGTCTCTGTCTACTTGGCAG CCATGTCCATCTTCATGCTGCTCATATTTGAGGTGGAGACAGGTATTGCAAGCGCTTGCGTCCTCTCCTCTGGGATCTTAATCCTACTGGTCTTTGTGATCCACTCTCTGGTCAAAGCTTCTCATACTGCCAAGCGCTATCACGGCGACCACCTCGACCACCTCGACACCCTCTACCAGAACGACCACGGAAGCAGCACCACTCCCGTGTCCCGACACTGCGAGCTCAAAATCGGCGTGGACAAGCCGCGCATGCACCGAACCCAGTCTCACCTCCAGCATCCGATCCCCTACCGGCAGCAGCAATACCAGCAACAGCAGTACTCCCCTGCCACAGGCTCCCAAGGCCACGCTAGTGATAAAGACGGCTACAGCAGCGGCGGCAGTTGTCCCCGAATGCACAGGACCCTGTCTACTGAATCTGGTTTACTGCAGGCCCAGGCTAAACCCTGGAACGGGGTAAACAATGAGATGAGGAGCGTCCTCGCACGCAAGTCAGGGATTTCCGCAAAAGACTCTACTCTTGTGTGA